From a single Nicotiana tomentosiformis chromosome 2, ASM39032v3, whole genome shotgun sequence genomic region:
- the LOC104086278 gene encoding gibberellin-regulated protein 11-like, translating to MAFQKAFAALLIASLVLVHFTHALQQGNSSKPPAPSPQAPKPLDCTGACKYRCSETSRPNLCNRACGSCCRTCHCVPPGTSGNYEACPCYFNLTTHNNTRKCP from the exons ATGGCATTCCAAAAGGCGTTCGCTGCTTTGCTTATTGCATCACTTGTGCTTGTCCATTTCACTCATGCCCTTCAACAG GGAAATAGCAGCAAGCCACCAGCACCAAGCCCTCAAGCTCCAAAGCCATTAG ATTGCACAGGAGCTTGTAAATATAGGTGCAGTGAAACATCTCGGCCAAATCTATGCAACAGAGCTTGTGGAAGTTGCTGCCGTACCTGCCACTGCGTGCCACCAGGGACCTCAGGCAATTATGAAGCTTGCCCTTGCTACTTCAACCTTACTACTCATAACAACACCCGCAAATGTCCTTAA